A stretch of DNA from Cottoperca gobio chromosome 18, fCotGob3.1, whole genome shotgun sequence:
TTCTGGGACCCAAATGTGTCTACGTTCAGCCTAATCCTGGGACCCCGGCTCAGTGAAACAAGCTGGTACAGGTCCCAAAAGAAATCCGGGGCTGTAGAACAGAAACTGACTAACTCTTGTAGTCTGTTTAGATTACATGTACGTTTGAGTGAAGGCATGATTTACTTAGAAAAATGTACTGTAAAGTATTGAGGTAGTAAGTTTCTATAATACAGCCTTAGGCCAGGTCCCAAGCCATAGTTTAGGTAACGCTGCAGAATGATTGAATACAGAACAGCACGTTAGATGAGAGCAGGGCGGGATGAGCTTCATAGAAAATGTCAGCTTAGTTTTTTCTTGACTGGGAACTACTAATTGTCATTAACTGGGATGAGAGAATGAGAAAAGATGGTGTGGACAATGAaccaagaagaaagaaagaaagtacagGAGCCATGTGTGAAAGCTCACACTGCATACTGCTTTTGTAGCAGGaatacacaaaaagaaaagaaaaacacacaaatctcAATCCATAATGTGACACCAATATCTGAAGCCAGATATTCCACCATCGGTTCATTTTTAACGGCACTCTACAGCCGGTCAAACTCAAAACGCTTGCAGAGTAGCAGGCAGCTCAAGCTTTCACACACAGCCATGAAAGTTGCTGGCTTTTAACCAATCAGAAAAAAGTGGAACTGAAGCGGGATCAGTGGCAGCAGCCCCCGCAGTGCCCGCCCCCGTGGGTGTGTCCCACCGAGGCCTCGCCGTGTTTGGTCCGCCGGCTGAGGATCTCGTAAGAGCAGTCGTCGCCACAGCAACCGGACATGCTTGGCGATGTCTCGTCGATCTCAAACCtaaaaggagagacagagaggtcagTTAACAAGAGTGGAGCCATCAACACTGAAACTTCTGCATTTATAGCCGGATTTTAAACACAATATTCCACATTTTCTGGCTCTTAGGGGTCTCGccaacaaaaaaataacaaaacaacgAGTGTTGTGGCGTCGcaaagtagcgtgggatcatgggagtttgtgaTTGCAGTCAGCGCTACACCAGAGTAACtactaacgtttgctcagcttgtttctcttaaacttaagatccagacgtccaaTGACAAAAATCCTTCATCCAgttaaaatatgtaaacataaaaatgtggCTTGTAGAGCagattgttggaaacattttgaataatgcAAGTACACACCTCAGTAAAATATAGAGCAGGTCATAGGTTAATTATAATGCAGAAaggttacatattatacctttaactAGAACAATTACTCACTGATGATAATGACTGACTTCATGCTCACATAAAACATAAGGACAATAAGCTTGTGGTACGATGGGCTCTCGAGTAAAGCTATGAAAGCAGCTTTTTGTAATCACCTGTTCAAAGACGCtacagaaatgaaaaacattccATTTATTTCTCCATGTTCAAAAACACGCCAGTATACTCACTGTAAAGCTTCTCTGAAGAACTGGTAAGCACCGTGGTTGTGTTTGAAAACTGTCAACATCACTTTCTTCATCTGTGTACTGGACGGGAAGAGCCAGAGAGCAGAAGGGAAACATAATCAGCTGCGTGGCACATTCTCGTAAAACAAACTGAAGCAGCGTTTGCGTTCAGAGTTTCTCACTAAAACACAATGTCTGAATCTTTGAGGTAAAtgtttaaaagcattttatttaaaaacacccaGTGCACAAAGTGGATCTTTCATCTGCATCGTTTACATCTATGGCTGCTTTGCAATaagaaaagcataaaataaGACTAATCTAGAAACATGTAGAAGCAAAATGACTGGAATACCATTTCTCCAGCTTCACAAAGCGTCTGAATCGCACACGATGGCAGCTGTAGGCGTTACCTGTTAGCGATGAGCTGTAGTATCTGGATGAGGAACTTTCCGAGTCCTTTCCTCCGCACTCTGCTCTCTAACTGCACCTCATAGCTGGAGAGTCAAAACAACAAGTTTGAGCATATCGTCAAAAACTTCAGTCACAAGTGAAACATCTTTTCTCCAGTCGTCATTAAATAGAAGCTATTGTTGGTGCTTATATTGGTGCCGTACCAATATAAAACCTCCTCCCCGCACTCCACGTCGAATCGGAAGTGAGAGAAGGCCACAGGGGCGGAGTCTCCGTCACGGGCCAGTAGATACCACGCCCTCTCGTCGTTCATCTCATCccttttttccctctccttccACCCCCACTCGCTCTGCTCATACCTACAgcacagaaaaaagaagaacaaactgAGTCATTTCAAAGTGTGCCGTGTTTATTTTACCCTCACATTTCTCCCCATCATCAGGCCGCCACTCAGAAGAGACACATTTTCTAAATAGAACAAATTTACTTCAGTTAGATGAAGTGCAGTAATCTGTCTGCAGTACACctgctctcctttcctccgGCTTCCTAGTTACGAGGATTTCATTCATACCCGTGCATGCACGTCTGATGTCACTCTCCACTTCTCCTGAACACAAAATCATTTCTGGCTTGTCCGAACTTATTCTATTTTCATCCGTAATCTACCACTCACATCTACACAAGCCTGTTCCTCCCTGTTAAAGAAGGGTCACTCTGTTCCTGAGCTACACCTTGAACTACAAGAACAGACTTCTTACAGTGTCTGCATGTTGGCTCTGGTGAGTTCGAAGGCCCACTCCACAGACAGCGGGTTGAGGGTGGTCACTCTCTTACACTCTATCTGCAGGTTCAGCCTGGATGGGAGGACAAGTACACAGGGTCAATAAcatcaacagtgtgtgtgtctgcgcgcgtgtgtgtgtgtatatatatatatatagaataagaGTTGTGAAAGAAAGATTAAAAGAAGAACAGACAAACGCCACCGGCAGACCAaccaaaattaaacaaatatgtatttcatgAAATACTGAATAAGTCCTTTGTAGGCGTGCAAAACATTACGTACCCATTTCTGTCGTACTTTTTGAAGGCTGGGAAGGCAGCCAGTGGGTCATCAAGCTGTGACGAGAAGAGGCAAAATTAGCTTCAGAGAATTTCAAACACAATCAagtcttcttcctctccataCCCGAGTCTCATCACACTGCCGCCCATTCAGACTTTGCCAGTTCAGTTTTCAGAGTTCTCTTTAAAACACAGGGCTGTGCCATATGGAGACTTATTAcctcttaaaataataataaggcaTAAATAATCAGCAGTAATGGCAAATAATAAAAGAGCTAGAACAGTGGTAGTTCTGAACAGTTCAGTAAATGACATCACTTAACGGTAacgcagcctttaaaaccaggaaaagacaacacttaGTGCGATCTAAGACGATATGGATaaatattgcccagccctacttAGAATTTTATTGTAAACATATTTCAAATATGCTGGTGCTTTAAATGTGTCCGTATGTCTGAGTCATCTTCcgagcaaaaatgccaaaatattAACTGTTTCTCTTTGTCCTAAATCAtagtaaactaaatatctttttgTTTCAAACTGTTGGTTAACAAAACAAGTTAACTGTGTTCTGACtttaaatggaaacaaataataaaataggcAGATTAATCACTAATGATAACGATCTCTGATAGTAAAAGAGATCTCAGCATCCCCCGTGCTCAACTATAGGTTTTAGCGCCTGAATAGGCCAAACAGGGTCCATACAGTGCTTTTGGTTTTATAGCCCCATGAGTCACTTATAATAAGCGCCCACAAAGTCGGCGCTTCATGGCCCCGAGAGTTTACATATATATCAAAATAAGAATCCCCCTCTTCTTACAGTGATGAGAGATTGTGCCGCTGGACACAGATATGGGAACTATACAGCTGCATTTGGGGACAGACGAGAAAACATAAGAGTTCAGACCATCAGCAGATATATTTATGGTTCAGGACATTCTTACTTTTGAATGAGTCCTTTGACTTTCCGATGACAAATGGTGGCCAGTCAACTCAAACAGAAGCTCTTAATTAATCTAGaaaaaggtcagaaaacattcaaacaggCCCCTGGGCCTGTTCAGTGTCCAGCCATAACTCTGCTCCATGTTAAGAGGCTTTGGAGATCGTGTTCATGTTTCAATGATGATCATAGAAGCACAATAATGAAACAGTAAAGATCAAAGCTTAAATCATTAAGCTTAAAGCTGTTCCAAAGAAAAGTAATAACTATAAGATGCAGTGAGATCCACAGTAGGAGGAGTTGACCTGGTTTATAAGCACTTTCGTTAAGTCAGTGTGCTTTTCCTTGGAACAGCTGGGTTTGCTGTATTATGCTTCATGCGCAActattattgcattttattctACCTGAATCAGTGCGTTATTGTTGAGAATATTACACGTCGTGGAGAATCTAAAGACTGCTGGCCCAACTGTAGGTTCACACATCAGAGAACAGAGAATCTGAATCTACTggaaaatgtcttctgtgaagcAGTGAATACACTATGTGTTCATTTAGTCAAGATTTATAACTATTAGCAAgagcacaaacaaaaataaaagttgctTTCAGAGAATTTTTTGCATTCCAGAGAAAACAGCATGTGACAGTTTGCCCCATTTTGGACAAACTGACACAAACAAGTAAAAAGCGCAGGCAGGTTCAGAGCTCGTTGAGAAAGTAACTACAGCTCAGCTtgaggtgagtgtgtgagctTTGTTCTCGTCCGGGCTTTAATAAAGGTCCATCTCGAGCCTACCTCGTCTGCTGCGTGTTCTACTACATGGCCCGGATTTAATAATGCCAATTAATTATGCATAAAGAAACATATGGCATTGCATTTGGCTTTTCCTGTCGTGTGAATATCTAATACGGTTGTATTCAGAGTAAAGAGGGCATCCCATCTTCTGGTGTCATTACATGAAACAGTGTCCATTactgtaactttaaaaaaatggtCGATGCTTTTAAGTGAAGCACTTAGCTAAAATGTTCATCAACTAAATGCTATTATAAACTGCACAACTGCAGATGTTGCACTTGTTTTGCAGTCAGTGAGCAGCTAACACCACAACCTCTGTTTTTCAACAAGATGATCCCAAATAGTTTAAAGTCCATCTCCTCAGTTTCCCTCGAAAGCCTTCCATGTGGCCCCCCCACCCCGAGGCTGACAATAACTACCTTGCAAATAAAATTACCTTGTTGGCTGCGTCCACCTTGGCACACACGGCATCCATAGCTGCCCTCTCTTCTTGGCGCCGGGCTTTCTTCTCCTTTGCTTTGTTGGACTTCCTCTGGACACAGAAATAAGGAAAAGGATAAATGGAGATGTGTGAGGTGGTAGTTAGACAAGCAGATACAGAGGAACAGATGAGACGAACAATATGGACGAGAGGAGGATTGAAAGGAGTGTGAGAACGAgcgggaaaaaaagagaggaaagataTAAGACATGTGCAGGGTTCGTACAGCTTTTCAGCACTTTCAAGGCAAATAAACCAAACTTTTTGGAAGACTA
This window harbors:
- the naa40 gene encoding N-alpha-acetyltransferase 40; protein product: MGRKSNKAKEKKARRQEERAAMDAVCAKVDAANKLDDPLAAFPAFKKYDRNGLNLQIECKRVTTLNPLSVEWAFELTRANMQTLYEQSEWGWKEREKRDEMNDERAWYLLARDGDSAPVAFSHFRFDVECGEEVLYCYEVQLESRVRRKGLGKFLIQILQLIANSTQMKKVMLTVFKHNHGAYQFFREALQFEIDETSPSMSGCCGDDCSYEILSRRTKHGEASVGHTHGGGHCGGCCH